AAGGCTGTGAAGGTGTCTCCGAAGTTCCGGACCTGGGGTGGAGGGGCGACCCGAGGGAACCCCGAAATTCCCGACCTGGGGATGGAAGGGTGGCAGGGGGTCCCCGAAGTTCAGGAGTCAGGGACAGCGCGAAGGATCCCCTAAGTTCTGGACCTGCGGTTGCAGGAGGTAGAGAACGTGTCCCCGAAGTTCTGGACCCGGAGTGTTGGAGGGCCGTGGCAAGGGATCTTGGAAGTTCCAGGGCTGGGGGCGACACTTCCCGAAGTTGGGGCGTCCTGGTCGTGACGCGGGTGGGGTCTTGATCCCGAATGAATATCCGATCCCCTGGACTGGGGCTCGTGGGGTGGGGCTTCGACCACCAAACGCAGTGTTGGATCCCAGACACCGGGCGGGTAGGGCTCCCCTTGGGGAGCCCCGCGGCCGGAGGCGTCCGAGGCGCATGACTAGTTGGTGAGTAACTTGCCCCAGTGCAGCAAGTCGTGGCAGGAGCGTCCGGACGGGCAGGAGGGACCTGAGTGTCTGAGACCCCTGCGCCCCCGGAACCCCGGCTCGACCCGGGACCCACCCCCAAGGCCGGCCAAAGTCACCGCCCCTCCCCCAACCCGAGCTCCGGTTTCAGACCCTGTGACCAGGACAGCAGCTGCCCAGAAGGGAGGGGGTGCACTCCCCTTTCTGACCACGGGGGCTACGGAGTTCAGGCCTCTCTTCCCTCTGTCTGCCTGCCCTCCCCCGGGTCTCTCCAGGACCTGGTTCCCACCCAACCGCGCGCATACTGGGATTCAGTGGTGATGCGTGGCCACCACAGTGGACCTGTGCAGCTGCATCTTGTCTCTTTAACTAGGCTGCAGGCTCCCTGGGGATTTTTGGACTTTGACTCCAAGGAGTGCCTCTGCTCTAGAGTGGAAGCTGAGGGGTTTCTTTGGCGGTCCTGTGGGGGACGGGTCTCCCAGTAGGCACCCAGTAACGCCTCACTCTTTTGGTGGCGGCCCTGCTTTGAAGAGTACTGGATGAATGTCAGAAGGTGCTGAACAGGAATTGGCCTTGGCCTCCTCAGCCCAGCCCAGAGATAGAGAAGACTTCACTGGGAGTCCTGTAAGCAGGAAGATGCGAGGTTTATGCCCGGGATGCCAGGTGCCTCCTGTCAGAGGCACATCTGGAGGATGTTCCTGCAACACTCAGGACAGAGATGGcctctgggggctcagatggtaaagagtcttcctgcaatgcaggagacccaggtttgatctctggattgggaagatcccctgaaagggggaatggctatccactccagtattgttgcctggagacttccatggatggaggagcctggccggctacattCCCTTCACTTTGGGGTCGAAATTCTGTGAATGGTGTACATGGGGTTGGACATGCTTGGCCTCCCTCATCCTGGCCTGGGGGACACTCACAAACCCCCTCTCCCTCCAGAGGCCAAACCAGCAGTTCCCACCATCCCACTGGCTGCTACTTGGAGCCCACCCAGACCAGCCTGACCAATGTCCACAGCCAGGTGAGCCCCTGCTTCTGCCAGCTTGACCCTGAGTccctgggggtgggtgtgggtggcCCCCACTGAGCACCCTCTCCCCACACAGGGAGCAGCCCATCTTCAGCACACGGGCACACGTGTTCCAGATCGACCCGGCCACCAAGCGGAACTGGATCCCCGCGGGCAAACACGCGCTCACTGTCTCCTACTTTTATGATGCCACCCGCAATGTCTACCGAATCATCAGCCTTGGGGGTGCCAAGGTCCTGGTGGGGCCTGGGTGGGGTGGCAGGTGCCAAGGATCCCAGGACAGGACTGGGTCCATTTGCTGCCTTGCTGTGTGTCTTGGGGGCCAGGGGATACTCTGAATGTTTCTGGGTCTCCATCTTCCTCCTGAAATGGCTCAagccaagtggtgctagtgataaagaatccacctgccaatgcaggagacgtaagaaacataagtttgatccctgggtcaggaagatcctctggaggagggcatggcaacccactcccattctcttgcctggagaatcccatggacagaggagcctggtgggctacagtccataaagttgcaaagagtcggacaggactaaagtgacttagcacagaaggACTAATAGAAGGCGATTTTCTCTGGGGGTTTCCTATTGATTATTACCAGTTCCATCACCCATGAACTTTTCTCCCAGGCCATCATCAACAGCACTGTCACTCCCAACATGACCTTTACCAAAACCTCCCAGAAGTTTGGACAGTGGGCAGACAGTCGCGCCAACACTGTCTATGGTCTTGGCTTTGCTTCTGAACAGCATCTGACTCAGGTGGGCCTGCGGGGGTACAtggtgggaggagcagggctggggttgggtcttctcttgtgtgtacTGGGGGCCCTGGACAGATGCTGGGCGTCCATCTTCCCAGCTACAGAATGGGCATATAGAGTTGGACCAGCCTGTAGCCCCTTCCCACTTCCCTGGTCCACATCCCAGCTCAGTTGGCCACCTGCTTTCATTTTGAACACACCCTGCTCCTCTCTGGGTGCCTTTGATGGGCTTCCCCACACCCCTGGCACTACCTTCATCACCACCTCCTTCCACCCTCTGCTGTTTCTAGAATTCGGCATTGTCTTATTAATTGTTTCCCTGTATGGTTCATGCTCTCCGAgatgcttttcttctcttttcttttagaaGCATTAGTTTCCCTTtcaaatttagatctttaattaatTTCCATGGGCGGTATAAAGTAGGAGTATTTTTTTCACATATGAGTATTCAGTTGCtcttgggacttttttttttggccacgccatgtagcatatgggatctttgttccccaactgAGGATTGCACCCCCcgcactggaagtgtggagtcttaaccattggaccaccagagaaatcctggAACAGTTTTTGAAAACACTACCTACCACCAATACCCCCAATGAATGGCACTGGCCACTTTGCACAAACCAAGGGAGTgtatatctgtaaatatttttaaaattactttcaagctaagaaaatttattttaaaatttaaaaaggttggaggcttccttggtggctcagtggtaaagactctacctgccaatgcaggagaaacaggttcaatccctggactgggaagatgtTAGATGCTGCAGAGCAATGAAGCCTGTGCGCCATAACTATGggtcctgtgctctagagcccaggagctgccactgctgagcccacgtgccccagagcctgtgctctgcaacgagaggagCTGCGatgggaagcctgtgcaccacaactagagaggagcccttgctcgctgcaaccagagaaaagtctaagcagcaatgaagatccatacaaccaaaaataaataaatacataaacaaaatttttttaaaaggttccctggtggcctattggttaggattccaggctttcactgccatggtccaggttcaatgcctagtcagggaactgagatcccacaatccgcttggtgcagccaaaaataaacaaataaaatgaaaaaaaaaaaaaaaagtgtatcctACTCTAGCTGGAAAACAGGTATGGGAGATTAATGTAAACTATAATATAACAAAAATGAGAACAGGGTGATTACTTTCCCACTGGCTGCAGGTGCCTGTCAGAGGCTCCAAGTGCAAGACCTGCTTTCTTTTTGTCACAAAGGATATTCACAAGCTCCCAGGCATGAAAGACAGATTAGCACCCACCTGAGGCTCTCCTTACTGAGATAAGCTGATTGAGAGGGAAAGGGGATCTCTTTCTCAAGGTGGCCTCCGTGAacatcccacccctgccctctagCCTGATACCCACTCTGCTCCTTGGGCATCATTTTCCcagccttcttccttctcttccaaaGTGACAGAGCTGGTGCTGGGTGGGAATCGTGTGGTGGGGCCCTGGTGGAGGGGGCTGGGAGTTTGTTGACTGTTCCTATCCCTCATCCCTCAGTTTGCTGAGAAGTTCCAGGAAGTGAAGGAAGCAGCAAGGCTGGCACGGGAGAAATCTCAGGATGGAGGAGAGCTCACCAGTCCAGCGCTGGGGCTCACTGCCCACCAGGTCAGCACTCCTTGTCCCAGGAACTCAACTGCTATGGAGGGGAGGGGTCTAAACACTGCCGGTGCTCAGGACCAAACGCTCACTGATGATGTAAAACTAGATCCATGGCAGGGACCATGGAAAAGGGCTGTGGGTGCCATGGGAGCATGTCACAGGCCTGTCTGAAAGTTAGATAAAGGAAGGCCAGAAAACCAGCTCACGTGGCAGAGGTGAAATGGCTAAGTAGCGGTGCGTGCTTGCATACTCTcgcttccgtcatgtccaactctttgtgaccctatgaactgtagtccgccaggcttctctgttcctgggattcttcaggcaagaataccagagtggattgccatgccctccaggggatcttcctagcccagggatattgaacctgcgtctcttatgtctcctgcattgacaggcgggttctttaccactgagccacctgggaagccctaagtagtGGGGTGGGGTAAAAAACTGTCCCTGAGCATTTCCCCCCACTAACTTattcaacatcatttattgaccacctactgtgtgccacacCCTGGACTGGGCACAGGGCTTAAGAAGATAAAAAAAGTAGgctggtccctgccctcaggacTGTGGTCCAGGCACCAGGTGGATTCATAATGAATTTAGCCTAATGGAGTAGATTTCCCATAGGAATTTTAAATAGCTGTTGAAATTTGGCCCCAGGAGAGGTCACTGCGGTGAGGGAACAGCACCGAGGCATCAGATTGCTCCCCGATTTGCAGATTATGAGTATCTGTCTCCCTGGGTTTAGGCTAGCCTGCATTAGGTTTGTTGCTGGTGGGTTGGTGAGAGCCCAGCAGGCAAGGAGGCGGGACAGGGCGCCAAACTACAGCCCAGGGGCCATGTTGGGGCCACGGATGGTgggtgaggaggggagaggaacgATTGGATCCCAGTGCTGGGAAGGACCTCCTGCCCCCTCTCAGTCAGGACCCTTGACATCAGCCCTGACCCCAACCATGACCTAGCTGGCCCTTAACTGAAACCGCGCCCTACTTGACTTCACTTCTATCCATGCCCTTAGGTGCCTCCGAGCCCCCTCGTCAGCACCAATGGCCCCGGCGATGAGAAGCTATTCCGCAGCCAGAGCGCGGATGCCCCGGGCCCCGCTGAACGCGAGCGGCTCAAAAAGATGCTGTCCGAAGGGTGAGGGGGTAGCAGAGGGTACGGGGCGTGACGGGACGAAAGGTGGGGGAGGCGAGAGGAATTTCCAGAAACTGTTGGGACTCGTTCAAGTGGCGCAATCTGACAGTGGATCCACGCCCGGGATCCCAGTACAGGCCTGGGTTGGAGAGGAGACACCCAGATTACGCCCCTTCCAGAGCCGACCCCGCTTGCCTCATCCGTTCCTCGGGGCTAACCCTAGCCCGTCCTCACCTCCCCCAGCTAATTCTAAACCCACGGGTGCCTCCCCACCACCCGGTTCTGTCCACATCCCATGGGTTGATACTGCCCTCCATGCGGACTGTGTCTCGCGGAGCGTCCCTCCCCGGGACGTCCCCACCCCATTGTCTCGAGGTCTCTTGACCCCGCCCATAGCACCGCCCCAGACCCAGCACCGCCctagccccgcccccggcccagtGAGGCCCCGCCCTGCCCTCTGCTGACCCCGGCGATCTCGCAGCTCCGTGGGCGAGGTGCAGTGGGAGGCCGAGTTCTTCGCGCTGCAGGACAGTAACAACAAGTTGGCCGGTGCCCTGCGAGAGGCCAACGCGGCCGCCGCCCAGTGGAGGCAGCAGCTGGAGGCCCAGCGCGCAGAGGCTGAGAGGCTGCGGCAGCGGGTGAGGAAGCCCCACCCTCCCAAAGACCCTAAGTGGCCCAAGGGTCACTGTGAAGGCCCTGCCTCCTATTTGTCCTGGGTTCAACTGGCTGGATGTGTGATCTCGGCAGGTCACTTCCCAGAGTCTTAGTTTCTTGCTCTGTAGTATGGGTCTGAAGTAATGTCGGCCACAGAGGGTCGTCAGACCCTAGAGTCCTACCTGCCAGAGGTGAGGTAGTGGCCCAGATTGAAGGGATGAGTTCCCAGTCACGGGCTTGACTGATCAGGAGGCATATCCCCAGGGTGAGGAGGGTACAGACTGGGTCATCAGGGACTGACCTTCTGTCTGCACAGGTGGCTGAGCTGGAAGCCCAGGCTGCGGCAGAGCCAGCTTCCGTCAGTGAGAAGGAGGGCCCCAGCCAGTCATTGGAGCAGCTGGAGGCACTAGTGGAAACCAAAGACCAGGTGTGTGAACgcctctgtgtgcctgtgtgcttccTTGGGCCTTGCCTGCCTTGCTCTCCCCCAGGGGAGCCAAGGACCTCGGAACAGATTTGGGGAACTTTTCCATCAGGAGATCCAGACGCTGAGGAGCCAGACTAGTGGGTCCCGTGAGGCCGCAGACACCGAACGTGAGGAGACACAGCAGAAGGTGCAGGTATGTGTGGTtgctgtggggtggggtggggtgactACCCGTGGCAGCCAGCCCCTGGTACGGGACGGACATGATCTTCCCTTCCCACGGGTTCTGGGCAGCCGTGGGCCTTCCTGAACCTCcgtttcttcacctataaatgGAGTCAGGAAGACATCTAAGGTTGTGAAGGATTCAGACGACCAGGTGCATGGAAGGACTGAGTCAAATGATGGTTATCAGGACAAGGTTTCATCttcttccattcattcaacaagcagtTTTTGAGTCTCTGTTAAATTTCCATTCTTGACCCCTATCAAATCCTCACACATCCCTGTCTGAGGCCAGAAGCTTGTATTTGTACCCAGATGTAGCTGGCCTGGCTTTCACTGAAGACTTTATCTGAGGAACGTTCATAGGGGCATGTCCTGTGAGTCcagcaggtggagaagttaaAGGATCTGGTGCCCCCAGAGAGAGAGTATTTGAGGGAATGCTCCCTGTTTTCTCCTGGGCAGCGTGCACAGCAAATgcagaggccctgaggtgggGAGAAAGTATTCAAGGAACCACAGGAAGCCAGAAAGGCTGAGCAGGAATGAGCAAGGAGAGGGAGGGGTTTGAATTTCATTCCCAGAACAGGAGGATTTTGAGGAGGAATGTGGTCAGTTCAAATTGGCTGGGGGACCAGGGAGATCTTGGGTACAGGTAGCTGGGAAAAAGCCAGCAGACAGGGAGAGCTTGGCCCAGAGTGGGGGCTGTGGTCCCCAGCACCCGCTTTGAGACGCTGGACGCTTGAGACTCGCTGGGGCCCCAACACCGCCTGCTCTCTCCCTGTAGGACCTGGAAACCCGAAACGCAGAGCTGGAGCACCAGCTGCGGGCCACGGAGCGCAGCCTGGAGGAGGCCCGAGTCGAGCGGGAGCGGGCACGGGCCGAGGTGGGCCGGGCCGCGCAGCTGCTGGACGTCAGGCTGTTTGAGCTGAGCGAGCTGCGGGAGGGGCTGGCCCGCCTGGCCGAGGGCGCGCCCTGAGTCCAGCCTCCGGGTCTGCATAGAGGAAGGGGCCTGTGGGAGCTGGTTTTACACAAAGGGTTCCCGCCTGGGGCACAGGCCAGGCCGCAGGCGGCACAGTGGGCCAAGCCCCCTGGCAGCAACTGGGGCCCGACTCAGCCTGGGGAGGGCTTGTCTACAGGACTCCAGCCAGCCCTGGCTGTTCACAGCTCAGAGGCTGTTTTTGAGCTTTTCATTGTGTAGAATTTCTAGACTCCCCAGGGCATGTGCTGATGCCCAAATTACATTTCTGAGCgtggctgtgtgtgtggtgtctgagCAGCCTGGGTGTACCCAACCGCCAGCACTGGGCCCTCCGTCCATCTGCCCTCAGCCTGGTAAGCCACCTGGAGGGCGAGGTTCAGAAAGCCCGAGGGAGCGCGCCCAGGACACGTGGCTCTGCTTCCCTGTCTCCTTAAGCCCTGCCCATGTTGTCTGGACCACCTTGGACTAACGTGGACCCTGATTAATCCCCCCGCTTTCACTTCACTCTAGCCACAAACCCCAAATACAACCAAGTGGGCAAGGGGGAAAGCTCCTAGAATGTGGCTGTGTTCACTAGGCATGGAAACGATCTCTCCAAAACATCATGTCTACATCTGGGTAGTAGAGCGGTTGCTatacccattttccagatgaggaaactgaggcccatatAAGGGACTTCTCCCACCCAAGGTCACTCGGCTGGAATGGTCAACaccacagtccaaggctttgggcCTGGCCCGACAGGAAAGGAGAACTAGTGGGTGGGGTGGTAGCATGACGTTCCGGGGGACTTGAGAAGCACAGGCAGCCATACCCTCTTCTCGCTGCCCCTGCTCCCCAGAGCCAGGCTGCAGAAGCTAAAAGcctcatttattaagcacctcctGCAAGTGACACACCTCTGCTCATCGCACATCCAGGGTGACCCTGGGCTGGGGTCACTGCGTCCCAGGTGGACCGGGGCCCAACCTCACAGCCAGTGTTCTTTCTTCCTCAGCAGCCCGCCTCCCAGCCAAGGCTCTGAAAAGGGGCCACCAGAGGCTGCAGGGTGGAGGGCTGTGCGCTATACAGCGTGTGTGTCAGCGGGCTCTGCTGAGGGGCACTGGGCAGGCTGGCAGAGGGTTCTGTCCTCAGGGGAGGGCGCGCCAACCCTCAGCTTGATGAAGGAGTCCCAGGCTGGGCAAGTGGGTGCTGTGAGGAACTCAGGCTGGACCCTGAGCGGGCGCTAGGGACAAGGAGGCCTCAGGCCGGGCCCTGGGTGGGCGCCCCCTGCGGTCAGT
The nucleotide sequence above comes from Bos indicus isolate NIAB-ARS_2022 breed Sahiwal x Tharparkar chromosome 7, NIAB-ARS_B.indTharparkar_mat_pri_1.0, whole genome shotgun sequence. Encoded proteins:
- the HOMER3 gene encoding homer protein homolog 3, giving the protein MSTAREQPIFSTRAHVFQIDPATKRNWIPAGKHALTVSYFYDATRNVYRIISLGGAKAIINSTVTPNMTFTKTSQKFGQWADSRANTVYGLGFASEQHLTQFAEKFQEVKEAARLAREKSQDGGELTSPALGLTAHQVPPSPLVSTNGPGDEKLFRSQSADAPGPAERERLKKMLSEGSVGEVQWEAEFFALQDSNNKLAGALREANAAAAQWRQQLEAQRAEAERLRQRVAELEAQAAAEPASVSEKEGPSQSLEQLEALVETKDQEIQTLRSQTSGSREAADTEREETQQKVQDLETRNAELEHQLRATERSLEEARVERERARAEVGRAAQLLDVRLFELSELREGLARLAEGAP